One stretch of Glandiceps talaboti chromosome 7, keGlaTala1.1, whole genome shotgun sequence DNA includes these proteins:
- the LOC144437987 gene encoding uncharacterized protein LOC144437987: MDGKGLTPDRTVWLYGMKEGLGRTLLDRYLTKRMSKYDLHMIDDKHALLTYIRSCDSDQFVEDNHPNFQVAKCDKTIWKGKADITETFSKFISQLQPAKRRLLNDTGTVRIHNNQTGVMYVQGSLNQIHDFEKTLEKFADQMMERSQPGFVSYIKDESRQSRDSRPRVTQKPKILERFKFEIAPWTYHFCPAVEDHARSLVKEAGVALSNEENKVIISGSTIAQMSQAESILSSIVFGGSDSPKSSEVISGENVEGEQNPEMQNASGLSASVRMPSALQERAAQHHQSLRRGDNYIQKCLEDMHFSMKTAEDLKVSIKFGDITREKADVIVNGSNPYLQHDGGLARAISERGGRIIQEE, from the exons ATGGACGGTAAAGGTTTGACCCCTGACCGGACGGTGTGGTTATACGGTATGAAGGAGGGACTAGGCAGGACCCTTCTAGATCGATATTTGACGAAGCGGATGTCAAAATATGACCTACATATGATTGATGATAAACATGCCCTGCTGACTTATATACGGAGTTGCG ATTCTGACCAGTTTGTAGAAGACAATCATCCCAACTTTCAAGTTGCAAAGTGTGACAAG ACAATCTGGAAGGGGAAAGCCGATATTACAGAGACGTTTTCTAAATTCATCAGTCAACTCCAGCCAGCAAAAAGGCGGTTGTTAAATGACACTGGGACTGTCCGTATACATAACAATCAAACTGGTGTGATGTATGTCCAAGGATCGCTTAACCAGATTCATGATTTTGAAAAGACGTTAGAAAAATTTGCCGATCAGATGATGGAAAGGAGCCAGCCAGGTTTTGTAAGCTACATCAAAGATGAATCTCGTCAATCACGAGATTCTCGTCCTCGAGTGACGCAAAAGCCAAAG ATACTGGAACGTTTTAAATTCGAAATAGCACCGTGGACCTATCATTTTTGTCCCGCTGTTGAAGACCACGCACGTTCTTTGGTCAAGGAAGCCGGGGTGGCGTTATCTAACGAGGAGAATAAGGTCATCATATCTGGTTCGACAATTGCTCAAATGTCGCAAGCAGAGTCGATACTCAGTTCAATCGTCTTTGGTGGCAGTGACAGTCCGAAATCTTCTGAGGTGATCAGTGGAGAAAACGTCGAAGGTGAACAGAATCCGGAGATGCAAAATGCATCAGGATTATCAGCGTCGGTGAGGATGCCCTCAGCGCTACAGGAAAGAGCAGCACAACATCACCAATCCTTAAGACGTGGTGATAACTATATTCAGAAGTGTCTTGAAGACATGCACTTTTCGATGAAGACAGCTGAAGACTTGAAAGTGTCCATAAAGTTCGGGGATATTACAAGAGAAAAAGCCGATGTCATCGTGAATGGTTCGAATCCATATTTGCAGCACGACGGCGGGTTGGCCAGAGCAATTTCAGAACGTGGCGGGCGGATCATACAAGAAGA GTAG